The following are from one region of the Vitis riparia cultivar Riparia Gloire de Montpellier isolate 1030 chromosome 14, EGFV_Vit.rip_1.0, whole genome shotgun sequence genome:
- the LOC117930571 gene encoding uncharacterized protein LOC117930571, protein MTLQNLDLALRVDEPRKPIDVSSVDERLFYERWEHSNRSCLMVMKYTMDKSIKEYVSKTERAKDFLEYVKANYTKVDKAEMATHLKLLTTTVYDGVSGVRDHIIKLRHYFNKANEMKVDLGEKFLKWLILGSLPISFDAVKLTYNALKEEWTLEKLMSIVVQHEVSLKKNETHSLALVTDQVSNMKKKPPHKNFGGFKQFKRKANSNQGTSNASASSNAAKN, encoded by the exons ATGACTCTGCAAAATCTGGACTTGGCTTTGAGGGTTGATGAGCCAAGAAAGCCCATTGATGTGAGCTCTGTAgatgaaagattattttatgaaagatgGGAGCACTCCAATAGGAgttgtttgatggtgatgaaatACACTATGGATAAATCTATCAAAGAATACGTGTCAAAGACAGAAAGGGCCAAAGACTTCTTGGAATATGTGAAGGCCAATTATACCAAGGTTGATAAGGCAGAAATGGCAACTCATTTGAAGCTTCTCACAACTACTGTATATGATGGAGTCAGTGGGGTTAGAGATCATATCATCAAGCTAAGGCACTACTTCAACAAGGCAAATGAGATGAAAGTGGATTTGGGTGAAAAATTTCTGAAATGGTTGATACTTGGGTCTCTTCCTATTTCTTTTGATGCAGTGAAGTTGACTTACAATGCCTTGAAGGAAGAATGGACTCTGGAGAAGTTGATGTCCATTGTAGTGCAACATGAAGTCTCactgaagaaaaatgagactcACTCCCTTGCTCTTGTAACTGATCAAGTCagtaatatgaagaaaaaacctcCACACAAGAATTTTGGAGGCTTTAAGCAGTTCAAGAGGAAAGCAAATTCAAATCAAGGAACCTCCAATGCATCTGCTTCTTCTAATGCCGCAAAGA ATTGA
- the LOC117930572 gene encoding protein FAR1-RELATED SEQUENCE 5-like: protein MDKGKGKEFIIDLNDEDFDYQYDSIVKTESDEDAILVSDKIFNDLTVEDVWKMEFSSVEEAEEFYNLFAKVTEFSVRKDDVKLDKNQNIVSLGINHHHQTIVFGCALLVEESVSTYTWVLEIFLDAMNNKKPLSVITDGDKAMRKAIKRIFPDSCHRLCAWHIQRNAFTNVHVKDFTNHFSKCMFMEGIVEEFECAWNDMLEMFNLHGHKWVTDIYAKRSRWAEAYLRGHFFAGMKSTQRCESMNAYLNRFLKTHLKLFEFVKHFDRALSRICHNEAKAEFETHHSSAVLTIKLYALEKYAETVFTRQSFLKFRDEMKNAELFFPVSTENHGGYRVHTLTKFRSPNKIWKLVFHVPT from the exons ATGGACAAAGGCAAAGGAAAGGAATTTATCATTGATTTGAACGATGAAGACTTTGATTACCAATATGATAGCATTGTTAAAACTGAGTCTGATGAAGATGCCATTCTAGTTTCGGACaagatttttaatgatttaactGTTGAAGATGTATGGAAGATGGAGTTTAGCTCAGTAGAGGAAGCagaagaattttataatttgtttgcTAAAGTTACCGAATTCAGTGTTAGAAAGGATGATGTGAAACtagataaaaatcaaaatatagtaTCTC TTGGCATTAACCATCACCATCAAACTATAGTGTTTGGATGTGCATTATTGGTAGAGGAGAGTGTTAGCACTTATACTTGGGTCttggagatttttttggatgcaatgaataacaaGAAGCCTCTTTCTGTTATTACTGATGGGGATAAAGCAATGCGTAAAGCCATTAAGAGGATATTTCCAGACTCTTGTCATCGATTATGTGCTTGGCATATTCAACGCAATGCATTCACTAATGTCCATGTCAAAGATTTtactaatcatttttctaagtGCATGTTCATGGAAGGCAtcgttgaagaatttgaatgtgCATGGAATGACATGTTGGAAATGTTTAATCTTCATGGACATAAGTGGGTGACAGATATCTATGCTAAGCGTTCTAGATGGGCAGAGGCTTATTTAAGGGGGCATTTCTTTGCTGGTATGAAAAGCACACAAAGGTGTGAGAGCATGAATGCATACTTGAATCGTTTCCTTAAAACTCATTTGAAGTTGTTTGAGTTTGTCAAGCATTTTGATAGAGCACTCTCACGTATTTGTCATAATGAGGCAAAGGCAGAGTTTGAGACACACCATTCTTCAGCTGTTCTAACAATCAAACTCTATGCACTTGAGAAATATGCAGAGACTGTTTTCACAAGGcaatcttttctaaaatttaggGATGAGATGAAGAATGCAGAATTGTTTTTCCCTGTCAGTACAGAAAATCATGGAGGTTATCGTGTTCATACATTGACCAAGTTTAGAAGCCCTAACAAGATTTGGAAA TTGGTTTTCCATGTCCCCACATGA